GTAAAtttccggtttcccggtcaagtAGCCAACCTGATTTTGccgaaaaaacaggaaaaaacacAAGGGATCTTACCAACGCCTTCGAAGACGGCGCCAACAACTCCTTGAATTGTAGCTTTGGTTCCTGGAGGTGCGACTTTATCGCCATAAGAAACCATAGTTGGCCAACAAAGACCAAACGAAGGTCCGTGAAGTACTTCCAGCAAAATTAGCCACCAGGCATTGGAGATCATACTGTAGGTCATAAATCTGCAAAAGTTCATTATTTAGCTTCTAAATATCTAAAAACGATAGAAAAGTTTGAAGCATATTTTGTTGCAACCGAGAAATTCGCACTTTTAATTTGCTGACCTGATTGCATATATAAGCAGCACAAGACTCATAACATTGATATGACCCAATTTTCTTAATACGGTTCCTGACAAAAAGTTGAAAGGCAGTTCGCCTAACAAGCTTTGAATACCGATAAGCAAACCCTGCAAGGTTTTCAACCAAGGTGTACCAATTGGCACCAACTCCTCGGTGTACCATAAAAGGTAGTTCCAAACAACTCCGGTACACATTCCAGATCCTATGCACCAAAATGCAAAGACCAAAATTCTTCCCTCCCTTGCAAGCGACCAAAGTTCCCAAAGAACTGATGGTTCGCTTTCTCCAGATTCTGGATTTTTCTGAAAGAGTAATTAACAGTGAAAAAATGGTTTGTGAAAGATAGAAAAGTTAAAGTGTTTATGTCTGCGTTTCATAGGAATAAGTACCTTTCTCAGCGTTGACGAGACGATAATATCAAATATCATCGCGATCAGCATTATATAAAATATGCAAGTGTAGTCTTTCTGCGTTTCACCTCTGCTGAAAACATCTACTAAGTATCCGGCGCTTATGCCAAAAATTCCGAAGCCTATACTTCCCCACATTTTTTGTTTGCCATATTCCTTTCTTTTATCTCCACCTAAAATTGTTGCTCCGAATTAGTTAGTTttaaaatctatccgaaatctttgcgcaatatttaaaatattttatgaatatttgactATATTTTCGAAATgactgaaatctttggaaaatcatttaaatctttttgaaatcattaaacaatatttttaaagattttgacatttttattaaatctttgtaaaatattaaaaatgtttttaaaatatttaatattttcgaaattgtttaaatctttgcgaaatactcgaaatccttgtgaaaactttggaaaactgtgaaatattttttaaacatttgtgaaattattgaaatttttgtgaaatcctttatgcctttgtgaaatcttttaaacatccgaaatttttgtaaaatatttgtgaattacttaaaatattggtgaaatattgtaaatctaTCAAACATCTTTGCGAAATCTGTGGCagatcattgaaatcctttttaaatatttttgaagtatttggtatatttttgaaattgtataaattttggTAAATCATTCAagcttttgtgaaatcttgttaatctatccgaaatctttgcgaaatatttaaaacttttagaaaatgatttaaatcttcgAAGAAcaataacaatgtttttaaaatatttaataatatttctggAACTGATTAAATctctgcgaaatatttaaaaattatttaaatcattatgaaaattttcaaatttatccaaacactttttttatctgtgggaaatcattctaatctttgtggaatatttctgaaatctttactaaatatttgaaatatttggttatatttgtgaaattattgaaattttagcaaaatcattaatgttttttataaaaatcttttaaatctatgcaaaacctttgcgaaatatttgatatttttgggaaatgattaaaatcttcgcaaagaaatctttcaaattttgttgaaatgtatagtttgaaatcattgaaatcattaggaaatatttttaatatttttgaaatatttggtacattttttaaatcctggtaaaccatccaaaatatttttgaaatctttataaaaacatttaaatctttgtaaaatatttaaaatgtttttaaaatctttgatatttgtaaaattgttcaaatcttttcgaaatatttgcgaaattattgaaatctttaagaaatctttgcaaacctgtgaaatattttaaaaacatttgtgacATTATTGATATGTGAAATCCTTTATGCCGTTGTGAAATGTTTTcaatctatccgaaatttttgtgaaatctttgcgaattatttgaaatatttggtaatatttgaaaaaatgattaaaatattgttttatttaaaatctttgtgcaatcttttacatctatcaaaaatctttgcgaaatctttgtgaaatctttgtgaaatctttataaaatatccgaaatatttgcgaaatatttgaaacttttagagaatcatttaattttttgaaaaatattaacaattttttaaaaatatttgataatatttgtggaattattgaaatattttgaaatatttgtggcattattaacatttttgggaaatcatttatgttttttgtaaaatattttaaatctatgcaaaagctttgcgaaatatttgaaacaattgtTATATTTGGGAAATGATTATAATCTTTGCAAAGAACTTTGAAATTTTGTCGAAATGtatagtaatatttgtgaaattattgaaatctttgggaaatcattgatgtctttgtaaaatatttttaatctgtcaaaaatatttgaaatccttgcaaaatctttaatatctttgggaaatcattgaaacctttggaaatatttgggaaataattttaatgtttgtgaAGTCATTgaattcattataaaatattacaaatatttttgaaatatttgatacataTTTAAATCCTGTTAaaccatacaaaatatttttgaaatctttataaaatcatttaaatctttgtaaaatattaaaaatgcttttaaaatatttgatatttgtgaaattatttaaatcttttcgaaatatttgaaatcattgggaaatcatcgaaatctttgtgaaatctttggaaaactgtgaagcatttttgaaaaatttatgaaatttttgaaatctttgtgaaatactttatgcctttgttaaatcttttaaatctatccaaaatttttgtgaaatctttgtgaaattttaaattgaaattcttttaaaatgtttctgaattatttcgtatatttttgaaattgtagaaatatttggaaaatcatttttttttttttaatatttgataatatttgtggaattgtttaaatattttgaaatattttgtaatgtttgtcaaattatcgaaatctttgggaaatcattgatgttttttgtaaaatcgtttaaatctatgcaaaagttttgcgaaatgtttgaagcatttgatatctttggaaaataattgaaacttcgaaatttttttaaactgtccaaaatatttggtaatatgtatgaaatcattgaaatctttatgcaatCTTTAAGATCCATCGAACATGTTTATGAAATAATGTaagtctttgggaaatcttttaaatctaacaaaatctttgcgaaatatttgaaatctttgcgaaatattttaaatatttttttgatgtttggcaatatgaattttataccattatttattatttactattaattgttcatttgctattatttatgaacaatgtgtatgtaatataatattattatactatgcaCAAATTGTGCCAGCCTAGAGAAAAAAGGCTCCGCCGCTTCTGGAAAATCGTGAGGATTTTTTGATTAgcagagtaatttttttaaacttaccaaGAAGATTGAAACAGATGGCATCTCCTATGCTAACTACAACTGCCATACCAACCCAGCTAGCGATGGCGGCCcataaaaatacatgaaactGATAAGTTGAACTCTGTGAGAAAGTGGTCGAATTTTTAGCTTCACGTAATAAATTGTCCATAGGTGGAAATTTAGGACAGCTAATTCGACAAGGCGTTAAGATATGAGAACTGCAAAATGGCCTGTTTGAATTTCCATTTGAAAGTAGTGCTCTCTCTACTTTTACGTTTACACAAGTACCTAACTAAACAATAAAAGCAATCAAATATaatcattcattattttttttttcaaatcaatgttTTTGAAATCAATCTTACCACAATATCGTGTAACGTATTGAATTGTGCAGTGAAATTAAAAGGCACACCGTCAATACAATGACGCCAATCCATCCTCGTAATATTGTGAATTTTCGAAGGAAACTCACAAATCTGACAAAAAGAAACCTGGAAGAACAGTCGCGAGTTAGTTAACTCATACCCGttaagatattaaatttaatcttctgtTTCAGGGTGGCCATTCaaacttcaaaacaaaatttcggattatttctcgatttttccaatcaaaaattacatttttctcggcCTATTTTAAGCGTTTATATCAATAGTTGTTAAATACAAATTACCTTATTGTATCATTTTGAaaccaacaaacaaatttttaattgtattacaataatgtaaatgattttaagaaaagagtgattatttattaaaagagggaaataatagagaaataaattctttaatataaCAATAATATAGGTACCATATTACTCTACTTGTAAgttcaaatatatttcatttataataaaacagtgacattttcaaccaacaaaaaatagagtattaagaaagaagttcattttttttaagcaaaaaagtcgaatgttttcgaaaaaatttgacttttacacccgaaaaaatgaattttcaacaagttgcatttacaaccaaatattggAAATTTCATGCAAatgcgacgaattttcaacaaaaaagttgaatattcagccAACGAAGatgaatcttctataaaaaaaatacttaatttacaacaaaataattaaaatttcaaccaaattgtagaagttttaaccaaaagtgatgaattcttgaccaacaatataatagtagacttctaatgaaaaagaatcaatttttaaccaaaacatatgacttttctattaaaagatgaatttgaagtCGAAAAGGAAGAATTCCAgaccaaaaaatgttgaaataaaatttagagtaTAATTAgatgttaattattttgatttaaaaagaattaactttcaagcgtaaaagacaaattgtcagccaaaaaatagatttttctacaataagataaaaattaatgaaaaaggaCCAATTTTGCATACAAAAAGAATAACCTTTAGCAAAATAGTAGgattttgacccaaaaagatgaccttataacaaaacagttgaatattcattctaaaaagaatattcaatcaaattaacgaattttctaaccaaaaatattaaattttaacgaaaaacagttaaatttcaaccagagaactgaattttcaagccaagaacacaaatttttcagaagacagttgaattttcaaaaaaaaaaaaaattctataaaaaaacgaaagttgaaaaaacaatttaattttcaacaaaataatgtaaatttcaaccaaattgtagaattttgaacaaaagtgatgaattcttGAACaacaatacaataatagacttttaattaaaaagaatgaattttcaacaaaacagttgaatttggaacataatattagaatttttaacaacaagagaagaattctaaactaaaaaattttaaaataaaatttggattataattagattttaattattttgatttgaaaagaaTCAACCTTCAAACATAAAGGTTCaagtttcagctaaatttttcaactaaataattccattttcaaccgaactgtagaatttttgacaaaaatagctgaattttgaaccagaaataggcgaattttcaagaaaaagatgaatttctaatacaaaaggatcaattttctataaaaaaaaatgacaaaatctcgacaaaacagttgaatttaccaTCAGAAGATATGAATTCTGGACCAAAAGTGCATCCCtagacttttaaatttcaatttaagggCGTTGGAATTAGGATCCGacgtcaaaattgaattttcttattttaatctatttttacaattatatttttttatataattagggcctatttctttttttggataaaatctgCATTCGAAGTGAAAAATGGtctaatttcaatactttttgcctaaaacgaattttattaaaaagaaaaaaaaacgtttacacaaaaagtattgaaattataccatttttccaTCAAcgcaaattttatattcttaaatatatattgtgaaaggaaaatttattttttaacgaaacattaaactaaaaatattaaatacaaaataatcttccaaattttacCGGAGATGATTGGTACTCccgatattcaaaaaaattcgcaGCTATTTCCCGTTTTTTTTGCCGGTGCTCAAAAGTCCTGGCTAATTCTGGTTTTTCGGTTAGTGGCCACCCTGTGCTTAAATACCTGACAATATCCCTCAGAtttgttcttatttaaaactcCTTCGAGAATATCTGCGGAGAAAGGTTGTTGAATTTGTTCAGGGCAAACTTCTAGAAAAGCATCCCCACTATCACATCTTAAATTGGCGTCTGCTGTTGTGTCAACCTCGGGAATGAAGTACATTGTAAAAAAACTAATGGCTATTAAggcttggaaaaataaaaaaaaagacttgtgCAGTTTGTACTTGTCAGCCAAACTACCGAAGAGAGGTTTTGCAATCAATCCGGAGATCGGCAATATTGTGTAAATTGAGCCCACCAGAAATCCTGAAAATCCCAACTGCTTTGCAATTGTAGGCAGAAAAGGTACAATGCATCCCgttgctgaaaaaaattaatttatgaatcacgtacgtaattataaaattaactatCCGATTACTGAATGGAGTTTCATCTTCAAATTACATTAGTTTACTGCTgctattttatgctaaaaattaacaaataaactgaaaacttttaattttattaacataattagCTGTGTTgcgtaagttactttttttaagtaACTCATGAAAGTTACGTTACTGAAAGAAGTAATTTCGAATTCCCTAAAAGTTACTTTCAATTTAtcgttaatatttgaaatttttaaataaatgagaattttcaattttaaaggtcaataatttgaaaaatgcacttaTGAAATTGTTAAAGGAATTTATCTAATGTAAATTGAAATGTaacattattttatcatttttaaaaaccttttaatatGGAAGCGTACAATTGTGAAagattgtatttaaaattgttcaattctaatAGACATAATCAattgtaaattatacaattttgaatatttaaatctaaaattatttaattttgtatactttcattttataaattaattaaattccaattacgaaaaatctaaaattattcaattttaaacaatggaaactgttcaaattttaaacaccaCAAGCTTGAAAAtgagtgtttaaaatttgacaacttgggaagatataaatattaaactgtaCTGCAATTTCTAATATgtatatgaaattatttgaaaaataaaatatttagaaatgcaGAATTTacagttcaaattatttttaatgaagttattttgaaaggaaaaattaaaaaatgctgaaaaatttgaaattggaattGTCCTGCATTTTTTagtgtttgaatttgaaattatttattcgggaaagttttcaattatcaattttccacaatattagctttcaatttataatactttatttattaaaaaatatataataatgaataaataaatattttatttataaaaatataaaacgttcAATTTCTAACGCTAGTAGTTggaaaattatttcatcattaacgaattcaattaaaaattattttacaattttgaactcgtgaaatatgaaatatataattttgtatctCAAGTTACTGTAAAGTTACTTAAATCCAagttttttaatagtaaattatacaatcaggaaaattttattggaaaatagcGCATATTTTTGAAGACTTTGAGTACCTTGAACCTAAAATGattatacttaaaattcttaTAGTTAAAAACTGGCTGTGTTTAACATTCTTCATGTTCAATcaattttaagtgtaaaattacatttaaagttttacgtttgaattaatttttcaatgcttaattttttttattcattaaattttaagggCTCCTGTCTTAAAATGTCAATGTGGATAAAAAGTATTCAATGGAATGGACTTCACTTTGaaattctacatttaaaaatatttctgatttgcaCATTGTCTGAATTCTATAGATTcgaatttcaatttattcaatttttatgtcttttaattcaaacatttttcttcacaaacgctttctatttcaaatgtttccaaataaaaatgataaaattttaagattttcgatttgaaattccACAAATGTCAACCATGTAAATCTGaaactatacaatattttgaagttgaatttttgatagggatgttataaaaaaatcgagaaaaaaataattttttattcattattcccTGAAGTGAGAAAGCTTGGAATTCAACAtctccataattaaaaaaatttttcttttaagtttgaaaactTATCCAAAGTAATTAAAGACAAAAACTGAAAAGTACCGAAAAAGTGGCTAATTTAAAGTTACAAGTTACCAGAATAAGATGAATAGTAACTAAGTTACGTTACTAATTACTTGTCTACAAAAGCAAATGTtcctaaaaaattgcaaagaatgtAACTTCCCGTAACTGCATTACAAGTAAAGAGTTACGAGCCAACACTGATAAttaggataaaataaaaaaaacttaatttataagaatattcaaagaaaaattaccgGCATTATAAAGGAAATAGTGGGCTTTAATAGGCACTAAATCACTGTCAATGTTCTccaacatttttgaagaaaattctcgCTAAAAAATGATCCAGCATGCAACTTTTATCTGCAATATAGATTTCAAGATAAGACAGAAATTTAAGACACAAACTATTTAACAACTAATTATTTACTATATATGTACAATAAGAGCGTTAATATAAATAGAGACGAAGAATTAAAACTGTGTGTATACAAATGATTAAACAGACCTTATAATTCTTAAATTAACTGTAAGTTCCGAAAATTTACAATGCGGTTTCGGTGATcgaccctaaaaattaaattgatgattTACAAAGAGTCGAAGGTTAATTGGTCACAATTATGGACATaaccttcaaaaaataatttttgcacacTTGAAATCATGgtcgtaaaataaaaataacaagtcTAAAAATCTAGGATTCAATAAGTGAGATAAGTTTGGATTAAAGATAAATATTCTTTGACGATACgataatttttaatgtgaaatttcgACTTACGTCTTTATTATTCATGAGAATCGTGTTCCGTGCTGCCGCCCACAGTACTTCCCCATGCTCTCTATATATTAGTTTATAACTTTTTCTACTCACTATAGGCTATATATTTATCCTCGTTTTTTGTGCTGCAtattaatgaattaatgaatCTAAGGAAAAGCCCATTTTATACTTGGTTTTCCGCTGTTCACACAATCACTCTAGTTTTCTGTTTTCGATACGAAATACTATTGTGATAAAAACTCCGATTATCTTTGGTGGATAAAGTTTCTTAATTGTGTCAATTGCTTTTAGGTTCTTGCAAGAGTATAAAAATCCAATGCCCAAAGTACTTGTGATAATTGCGTACAACGTTTCACTTATTCACTATCTTTTTCAACGCACtgaaaaatatatgcttttaaatcaTACTCTGAAATGCAGAAACCTGTAGAAATGTTTCCGAaacctggaaattaaaaaaaaggactgAGTCAGAAGTGTGCCAATTGCTAGTAATTACTTCAATTGAATTCACTGTCAATTAAAACCAGCAACTGTGATCTTTATCACTTCCGAGAAATTTCCCCTAAAACATTTCTGCCAATAAAGTAATTCGCATACTAGTGAAATTCTAGATTTATTGTTTCTACTCCTGATTTCTATTTTACCGACTAGAGGTACCTCTAACCAGTGgtgtcatggacataggaaacatgggACTAGACATACCATCCTaactttggcgagcggggttgaatccacgggaggggagagaattccatgagcgggaagagccgccatcttacgatgtgccatttgattatgggcacgagcatttttgccgacaaactgtgcattaAAACATAAACATGTGGGTGCTGCCATGTTTGTCatgggacatcaaaaggtggcagacctccccctcattgcattacccccgcaatggcatgcatagtcccttgtttcctatgtccatgagtgGTGTCCATGTACATAGTGTTACGTCCCGGCATGGTAGTTCTATCTATCGTTGAATTGTGGAAGTTCCTTGATTGccgctaaatttgaattttattatttaattattatcttctCTTCAGTTTCCTTTGAGTTCGTTTCTGCTTTAAAACGTTGAAACGTTTGCCTGAAACTGGGATAGGAAAAGGcttcttctttgaaattaaaacacttttttaattgcaatttagtaatttcttttatattttatccaattttagGTTAAATTAAGTCACTTTAGATCGAATTAGCTCACGCACTCTCACAATTGAAAGGTTTCTTAATTTAAATGCttacaatttttgtatgaaaaatttgaaatctaattGAGAATTAACGTA
The sequence above is drawn from the Belonocnema kinseyi isolate 2016_QV_RU_SX_M_011 chromosome 7, B_treatae_v1, whole genome shotgun sequence genome and encodes:
- the LOC117177081 gene encoding major facilitator superfamily domain-containing protein 6-B isoform X3, whose amino-acid sequence is MDWRHCIDGVPFNFTAQFNTLHDIVLGTCVNVKVERALLSNGNSNRPFCSSHILTPCRISCPKFPPMDNLLREAKNSTTFSQSSTYQFHVFLWAAIASWVGMAVVVSIGDAICFNLLGGDKRKEYGKQKMWGSIGFGIFGISAGYLVDVFSRGETQKDYTCIFYIMLIAMIFDIIVSSTLRKKNPESGESEPSVLWELWSLAREGRILVFAFWCIGSGMCTGVVWNYLLWYTEELVPIGTPWLKTLQGLLIGIQSLLGELPFNFLSGTVLRKLGHINVMSLVLLIYAIRFMTYSMISNAWWLILLEVLHGPSFGLCWPTMVSYGDKVAPPGTKATIQGVVGAVFEGVGVSAGSLLCGYLMDEYKGVVTFRVFSVGALTWLTIYWLLQLLLRKAKAYPLQQGHSHLASYAPPDDAILLTTSQELQTY
- the LOC117177081 gene encoding major facilitator superfamily domain-containing protein 6 isoform X1, with product MLENIDSDLVPIKAHYFLYNAATGCIVPFLPTIAKQLGFSGFLVGSIYTILPISGLIAKPLFGSLADKYKLHKSFFLFFQALIAISFFTMYFIPEVDTTADANLRCDSGDAFLEVCPEQIQQPFSADILEGVLNKNKSEGYCQVSFCQICEFPSKIHNITRMDWRHCIDGVPFNFTAQFNTLHDIVLGTCVNVKVERALLSNGNSNRPFCSSHILTPCRISCPKFPPMDNLLREAKNSTTFSQSSTYQFHVFLWAAIASWVGMAVVVSIGDAICFNLLGGDKRKEYGKQKMWGSIGFGIFGISAGYLVDVFSRGETQKDYTCIFYIMLIAMIFDIIVSSTLRKKNPESGESEPSVLWELWSLAREGRILVFAFWCIGSGMCTGVVWNYLLWYTEELVPIGTPWLKTLQGLLIGIQSLLGELPFNFLSGTVLRKLGHINVMSLVLLIYAIRFMTYSMISNAWWLILLEVLHGPSFGLCWPTMVSYGDKVAPPGTKATIQGVVGAVFEGVGVSAGSLLCGYLMDEYKGVVTFRVFSVGALTWLTIYWLLQLLLRKAKAYPLQQGHSHLASYAPPDDAILLTTSQELQTY
- the LOC117177081 gene encoding major facilitator superfamily domain-containing protein 6 isoform X2, translated to MLENIDSDLVPIKAHYFLYNAATGCIVPFLPTIAKQLGFSGFLVGSIYTILPISGLIAKPLFGSLADKYKLHKSFFLFFQALIAISFFTMYFIPEVDTTADANLRCDSGDAFLEVCPEQIQQPFSADILEGVLNKNKSEGYCQVSFCQICEFPSKIHNITRMDWRHCIDGVPFNFTAQFNTLHDIVLGTCVNVKVERALLSNGNSNRPFCSSHILTPCRISCPKFPPMDNLLREAKNSTTFSQSSTYQFHVFLWAAIASWVGMAVVVSIGDAICFNLLGGDKRKEYGKQKMWGSIGFGIFGISAGYLVDVFSRGETQKDYTCIFYIMLIAMIFDIIVSSTLRKKNPESGESEPSVLWELWSLAREGRILVFAFWCIGSGMCTGVVWNYLLWYTEELVPIGTPWLKTLQGLLIGIQSLLGELPFNFLSGTVLRKLGHINVMSLVLLIYAIRFMTYSMISNAWWLILLEVLHGPSFGLCWPTMVSYGDKVAPPGTKATIQGVVGAVFEGVGVSAGSLLCGYLMDEYKGVVTFRVFSVGALTWLTIYWLLQLLLRKAKAYPLQQGHSRE